The genomic stretch CCCTCTCGAAACACTGCACCCGAGATCCGTTCGGTGACCTCTTCAACTCAAATAATTGGAACGGTCAAAGGCCCAGGTGAAACGGGGAATCAATATGTGTTCATTACGACGAATAATCGTCAAGTGAAAATTGGAGAATTTGTTTATTATTCGTTAATTTCAGGAGATGAGAATCAAAAAATTCTGGGCAAAATCTCGAATATAAGTCTTATCGATCACTTTCCAGATCGCATATTTGCTGACCCAGAAACTAGCCCAGAGGCGATCGCCGCCTTAGTCGGATTTACGGACAAAAACCCCGAACTCTACGAGGTGACTGTAGACGTAATTGGATATTTTCACCGAAGTTTAGGCTTTCTGAATCCTCGCCAGTCTCCCGATCCAGGAGCAAAGGTAATGTTAGCGAGCGATCGCTTCTTGCAGTCCATCATTAACCGCAAACAGCAAGGAGAAATGGGGAGCGCCCACATGGGATCGATTCTCCTACGTCCTGGAGGGAATGTGCCTGTCGTTTTAGATGTCAAAGAATTGGTCAGTACCCACTTAGCCATTCTTGCGGGAACGGGTTCGGGAAAATCCTATACCGCAGGGGTACTGATCGAAGAATTTCTCGCCCCCCACAACCGCGCCCCTGTCTTAATTTTCGACCCCCACGGAGAGTATGGAACCTTAGCGGACTTACAAGGACATTCCGCCTTTCGCGGCGCAGATGGCTATAGTCCCCAGGTGAAAATTCTGCTGCCAGAAGATGTGCATATCCGCCTGTCATCCTTGGACTACTACGATATTTTGATGCTGTTGCCGACGATGAGCGATCGCCAACAGTCCATCCTCAGCAAAGCCTTCAATATCCTCAAAAGACACAAAAACGCTGAATATCGCTGGGATGTACAAGATCTCATTGCTGCCGTTTTTGAAGCCGATCGCCAAACCGACGATGAAGGCAACGAAAAAGTCGGAACTTCAGCACCTGCACTCGAATGGAAACTCGAACGGTTAGAGCGATCGCCCCATTTCCATGCCTACAAACACCTCACCCCCCAAAACCTCTTTGAACCCGGGCAAGTCACCGTTCTGCAAATGAACGAAATCCCCCAAGAAGAACAACAAGTCATCTGTGCCGCTCTTCTAC from Roseofilum reptotaenium CS-1145 encodes the following:
- a CDS encoding ATP-binding protein; this translates as MTSVQDSLPSRNTAPEIRSVTSSTQIIGTVKGPGETGNQYVFITTNNRQVKIGEFVYYSLISGDENQKILGKISNISLIDHFPDRIFADPETSPEAIAALVGFTDKNPELYEVTVDVIGYFHRSLGFLNPRQSPDPGAKVMLASDRFLQSIINRKQQGEMGSAHMGSILLRPGGNVPVVLDVKELVSTHLAILAGTGSGKSYTAGVLIEEFLAPHNRAPVLIFDPHGEYGTLADLQGHSAFRGADGYSPQVKILLPEDVHIRLSSLDYYDILMLLPTMSDRQQSILSKAFNILKRHKNAEYRWDVQDLIAAVFEADRQTDDEGNEKVGTSAPALEWKLERLERSPHFHAYKHLTPQNLFEPGQVTVLQMNEIPQEEQQVICAALLRQSYQARMNTQKQNLLPDDDNYLPFPVFILLEEAHRFAPAHEPSRCKAMLRTILSEGRKFGLGVGLITQRPGKLDSDVLSQCMSQFLLRIINPVDQDSLKHGVEAAGRDLLNELPALTKGQAIIAGACVNTPVLCRIRQRLTRHGGETLNAPQEWQNYFQKDQQQQRQASVAPPAKREAPQVFNGRSID